Proteins from one Syngnathus scovelli strain Florida chromosome 9, RoL_Ssco_1.2, whole genome shotgun sequence genomic window:
- the abhd16a gene encoding phosphatidylserine lipase ABHD16A isoform X1, with the protein MAARMWLRCLFGPHLHRIHHHPFPYWPYDRVVRTGWNYQPGSLEKHADKILGCASAAWYLCYYSSPLLLCFLYGKGYICSASQYVATTLLCLLGVACLRGLGRLKNAEYLEFLCILDEAMKNQLPDNKKKLRCYNFDFSYWPVDFSWTEVSNPKSTKPSVSLLKHQPQADTGLRSLRTFAYHVVSYLMVHTFGRRMLYPGSVGLLQKAMRPMLEEGQAKLVEKFDGQRNKLLACDGNQIDTMFVDRRDKQTDRVKAQTLVICCEGNAGFYEVGCMYTPLEDGYSVLGWNHPGFGGSTGVPLPQNEANAMDAVIQFAVHKLRFPLCNIVIYAWSIGGFTASWAAMSYPEIQSVVLDATFDDLLPLALKAMPGSWCPLVQYAVRQYLNLNVSEQLLKYQGPVLLVRRSRDEIMATRPMPNFNCEHIVSNRGNDLVLNLLTFRYPKIMTYEAVTVVKDWLTCGSPELAATVYNGYKVDDDWCDTVLESYHVLKEVEFPWNVGEDLTTKEKQHLALFLARKHVRILDTTHCTPLPTSEFQPPRECFRKTY; encoded by the exons ATGGCCGCTAGGATGTGGCTTCGTTGTCTTTTCGGGCCTCACCTGCACAGAATTCATCACCACCCGTTCCCGTATTGGCCCTATGATCGAGTAGTAAGGACG GGATGGAACTACCAGCCAGGGAGCTTGGAGAAGCACGCAGACAAAATTCTTGGCTGT GCTTCAGCTGCCTGGTATCTGTGCTACTATAGCTCTCCCTTATTGCTGTGCTTTCTGTATGGAAAAG GCTACATCTGCAGTGCGAGTCAGTATGTGGCGACGACGCTGCTGTGTCTTCTCGGCGTGGCGTGTCTTCGAG GCTTGGGAAGATTGAAGAACGCTGAGTATCTTGAGTTCCTTTGCATTTTGGACGAGGCAATGAAGAATCAGTTGCCTGACAACAAG AAGAAGTTGCGATGCTACAACTTTGACTTTTCTTACTGGCCTGTAGATTTCAGCTGGACCGAAGTCAGCAACCC GAAGTCAACGAAGCCCAGCGTCTCCCTGCTGAAGCACCAGCCCCAAGCGGACACCGGGCTGCGCTCCTTGCGCACCTTTGCCTACCACGTCGTCAG TTACCTCATGGTGCACACCTTCGGGAGGAGGATGCTGTACCCGGGCTCGGTGGGATTGCTGCAGAAAGCCATGAGGCCCATGCTGGAGGAAGGCCAGGCCAAGCTGGTCGAGAAG TTTGACGGCCAGAGAAACAAGCTGCTGGCCTGCGACGGTAACCAGATTGACACAATGTTTGTGGACCGCAGGGACAAACAAACAGACAGAGTCAAGGCCCAAACGCTG GTTATCTGTTGCGAGGGCAACGCCGGCTTCTACGAGGTGGGGTGCATGTACACCCCGCTGGAGG ACGGCTACTCCGTACTGGGCTGGAACCATCCAGGCTTCGGAGGCAGCACC GGGGTGCCCCTCCCTCAAAATGAGGCCAACGCCATGGACGCCGTCATCCAGTTCGCCGTGCACAAACTGCGGTTTCCCCTGTGTAACATTGTCATTTACGCCTGGTCCATAGGCGGGTTCACAG CAAGTTGGGCGGCGATGTCCTACCCCGAGATCCAATCGGTAGTGCTGGACGCCACATTCGATGACCTTCTGCCTTTGGCCCTCAAGGCCATGCCTGGAAGCTGGT GCCCGCTGGTGCAGTACGCGGTGCGACAGTACCTCAACCTCAACGTTTCCGAGCAGCTTCTCAA ATACCAGGGGCCTGTGCTGCTTGTGCGGAGGAGCAGAGATGAGATCATGGCCACACG TCCTATGCCGAACTTCAATTGTGAGCACATCGTGTCCAACCGAGGAAACGACCTCGTGCTCAATCTGCTGACTTTCAG GTATCCTAAAATAATGACCTATGAAGCGGTCACTGTGGTCAAAGATTGGCTGACTTGCGGCAGTCCCGAATTGGCAG CAACGGTGTACAACGGCTACAAGGTGGACGACGACTGGTGCGACACTGTACTTGAGTCGTACCATGTGCTCAAGGAGGTTGAGTTTCCCTGGAATGTCG GTGAGGACTTGACCACAAAGGAAAAGCAACATCTGGCTCTCTTCCTG GCTCGCAAGCACGTGAGAATCTTGGATACGACACACTGCACACCGCTCCCCACCTCCGAGTTTCAACCCCCGCGGGAGTGTTTTAGGAAAACGTACTAG
- the abhd16a gene encoding phosphatidylserine lipase ABHD16A isoform X2: MAARMWLRCLFGPHLHRIHHHPFPYWPYDRVVRTGWNYQPGSLEKHADKILGCASAAWYLCYYSSPLLLCFLYGKGYICSASQYVATTLLCLLGVACLRGLGRLKNAEYLEFLCILDEAMKNQLPDNKKKLRCYNFDFSYWPVDFSWTEVSNPKSTKPSVSLLKHQPQADTGLRSLRTFAYHVVSYLMVHTFGRRMLYPGSVGLLQKAMRPMLEEGQAKLVEKFDGQRNKLLACDGNQIDTMFVDRRDKQTDRVKAQTLVICCEGNAGFYEVGCMYTPLEDGYSVLGWNHPGFGGSTGVPLPQNEANAMDAVIQFAVHKLRFPLCNIVIYAWSIGGFTASWAAMSYPEIQSVVLDATFDDLLPLALKAMPGSWCPLVQYAVRQYLNLNVSEQLLKYQGPVLLVRRSRDEIMATRPMPNFNCEHIVSNRGNDLVLNLLTFRYPKIMTYEAVTVVKDWLTCGSPELAGTTVVS; this comes from the exons ATGGCCGCTAGGATGTGGCTTCGTTGTCTTTTCGGGCCTCACCTGCACAGAATTCATCACCACCCGTTCCCGTATTGGCCCTATGATCGAGTAGTAAGGACG GGATGGAACTACCAGCCAGGGAGCTTGGAGAAGCACGCAGACAAAATTCTTGGCTGT GCTTCAGCTGCCTGGTATCTGTGCTACTATAGCTCTCCCTTATTGCTGTGCTTTCTGTATGGAAAAG GCTACATCTGCAGTGCGAGTCAGTATGTGGCGACGACGCTGCTGTGTCTTCTCGGCGTGGCGTGTCTTCGAG GCTTGGGAAGATTGAAGAACGCTGAGTATCTTGAGTTCCTTTGCATTTTGGACGAGGCAATGAAGAATCAGTTGCCTGACAACAAG AAGAAGTTGCGATGCTACAACTTTGACTTTTCTTACTGGCCTGTAGATTTCAGCTGGACCGAAGTCAGCAACCC GAAGTCAACGAAGCCCAGCGTCTCCCTGCTGAAGCACCAGCCCCAAGCGGACACCGGGCTGCGCTCCTTGCGCACCTTTGCCTACCACGTCGTCAG TTACCTCATGGTGCACACCTTCGGGAGGAGGATGCTGTACCCGGGCTCGGTGGGATTGCTGCAGAAAGCCATGAGGCCCATGCTGGAGGAAGGCCAGGCCAAGCTGGTCGAGAAG TTTGACGGCCAGAGAAACAAGCTGCTGGCCTGCGACGGTAACCAGATTGACACAATGTTTGTGGACCGCAGGGACAAACAAACAGACAGAGTCAAGGCCCAAACGCTG GTTATCTGTTGCGAGGGCAACGCCGGCTTCTACGAGGTGGGGTGCATGTACACCCCGCTGGAGG ACGGCTACTCCGTACTGGGCTGGAACCATCCAGGCTTCGGAGGCAGCACC GGGGTGCCCCTCCCTCAAAATGAGGCCAACGCCATGGACGCCGTCATCCAGTTCGCCGTGCACAAACTGCGGTTTCCCCTGTGTAACATTGTCATTTACGCCTGGTCCATAGGCGGGTTCACAG CAAGTTGGGCGGCGATGTCCTACCCCGAGATCCAATCGGTAGTGCTGGACGCCACATTCGATGACCTTCTGCCTTTGGCCCTCAAGGCCATGCCTGGAAGCTGGT GCCCGCTGGTGCAGTACGCGGTGCGACAGTACCTCAACCTCAACGTTTCCGAGCAGCTTCTCAA ATACCAGGGGCCTGTGCTGCTTGTGCGGAGGAGCAGAGATGAGATCATGGCCACACG TCCTATGCCGAACTTCAATTGTGAGCACATCGTGTCCAACCGAGGAAACGACCTCGTGCTCAATCTGCTGACTTTCAG GTATCCTAAAATAATGACCTATGAAGCGGTCACTGTGGTCAAAGATTGGCTGACTTGCGGCAGTCCCGAATTGGCAG GTACAACTGTTGTTAGTTAA
- the vars1 gene encoding valine--tRNA ligase isoform X1 codes for MATLYVSPHLDDFRSILALLAAEASPSSGVRIITDDPPAALCARCTPALVVGMGDSAAVLSGANAVAWYLALQGKRAGAGAKQQSEVWQWLSFADNELIPSSCAAVFPLMGVTLDKKLQQTSGADLFRVLKVLDKTLEPRTYLVGESVTLADMAVASALLLPFKYALEPSDRKAVSNVTRWFTTCINQPHFIKVLGKVKLCEKVVPITTNAETKASTRPLPAAANSTAGDMAEVTSNGPPKTEAQLKKEAKRREKLEKFQQKKQMEAKKKTQPATEKKAKPEKKELGVISYNIPTPSGEKKDVLTPLPDSYSPQYVEAAWYPWWEKQGFFKPEYGQRQSISDPNPKGIFMMCIPPPNVTGSLHLGHALTNAIQDCLTRWHRMCGKTTLWNPGCDHAGIATQVVVEKKLMRDKGMSRHDLGRDKFIEEVWKWKNEKGDRIYHQLKKLGSSLDWDRACFTMDPKLSYAVQEAFIRMHDEGVIYRSKRLVNWSCALNSAISDIEVDKKELTGRTLLPVPGYKDKVEFGVLVSFAYKVDGSDEEVVVATTRIETMLGDAAVAVHPDDSRYRHLKGKMVKHPFCERKMPVVFDNFVDMSFGTGAVKITPAHDHTDYEVGVRHSLPFLNILDENGLLINVPLPFLGMKRFDARKAVFEALQARGHFKEVKDNPMVVPVCSRSKDIVEPLLKPQWYVNCTEMGKQAADAVREGRLKIIPEHHLKTWFNWMDNIRDWCISRQLWWGHRIPAYFITIDDPSVKPGEDVDGHYWVSGRTLQEAREKAAKRFNVTPDKVKLRQDEDVLDTWFSSGIFPFSIFGWPNETQDLSVFYPGTLLETGHDILFFWVARMVMMGLKLTGKLPFKEVYLHAVVRDAHGRKMSKSLGNVIDPLDVITGISLEGLHTQLTHSNLDPVEVERAKQGQKSDYPNGIPECGTDALRFALCAYTSQGRDINLDVNRILGYRHFCNKLWNAVKFAVKTLGDNFVPLEKAQLHGEEIIPDRWILSRLSAAVALCDASFKVYDFPAVTTAIYNFWLYELCDVYLECVKPVLGEEGDERRAGACRQTLYTCLDVGLRLLSPIMPFVTEELYQRLPRRQPQLDAPSISVTPYPDAQEFCWNSDEVDRNMDFVMNVVKTIRSLRADYNLTKTRADCYLQCADGATLFLVQTSSAQIQTLSYSQAVIALSAEQAVPAGCAVAIASDRCTVNLMIKGLINVDKELSKLQAKKGELDKLMEKLQDKLAKSDYRDKVPFKVQQQDAEKLRQSQTELDKVKEAMDNFSKMI; via the exons ATGGCCACTCTTTATGTGTCCCCACACCTCGATGACTTCCGGAGCATCCTGGCTCTGCTCGCTGCAGAGGCGTCCCCATCGTCTGGTGTGAGGATCATCACTGACGACCCCCCCGCCGCTCTCTGTGCCCGTTGCACCCCTGCTTTGGTGGTGGGCATGGGGGACAGCGCCGCCGTTCTGAGCGGGGCCAACGCTGTGGCTTGGTACCTGGCCTTGCAAGGGAAGAGGGCCGGCGCGGGTGCCAAGCAGCAGAGCGAGGTGTGGCAGTGGCTCAGCTTCGCCGACAACGAGCTCATCCCGTCGTCGTGTGCCGCTGTCTTTCCCCTCATGGGGGTGACGCTGGACAAGAAG CTTCAGCAGACTTCGGGCGCCGACCTGTTCCGGGTCCTTAAGGTTCTGGATAAGACGCTGGAGCCAAGAACGTACCTGGTGGGGGAGAGTGTCACCCTTGCCGACATGGCCGTGGCCTCTGCGCTTCTTCTACCCTTTAAATAC GCTCTGGAGCCGTCTGACAGAAAAGCAGTGAGCAACGTGACCCGATGGTTCACCACCTGCATCAACCAGCCACACTTCATCAAAGTGTTGGGAAAAGTCAAGCTTTGCGAGAAGGTGGTGCCGATCACGACAAACGCGGAGACCAAAGCTTCTACTCGTCCCCTTCCTGCCGCCGCCAACAGTACTGCCGGCGACATGGCGGAAGTGACATCTAATG GGCCGCCCAAAACTGAAGCTCAGCTCAAGAAGGAGGCAAAGAGAAGGGAAAAGCTGGAGAAGTTCCAACAGAAGAAGCAAATGGAGGCCAAGAAGAAGACGCAGCCAGCCACAGAG aaaaaggcCAAACCTGAGAAGAAGGAGTTGGGGGTCATCTCATACAACATTCCTACTCCATCTGGGGAGAAAAAAG ATGTCCTCACTCCGCTCCCCGACTCGTACAGCCCTCAGTATGTGGAGGCCGCCTGGTACCCCTGGTGGGAGAAGCAGGGATTTTTCAAGCCAGAGTATGGG CAGAGGCAAAGTATCAGCGATCCAAACCCCAAAGGCATCTTCATGATGTGCATCCCCCCACCCAATGTGACCGGATCGCTCCACCTGGGGCACGCCCTTACCAACGCCATCCAGGATTGCCTGACCCGATG GCACAGGATGTGCGGCAAGACCACCTTGTGGAACCCGGGCTGCGACCACGCCGGCATCGCCACCCAGGTGGTGGTGGAGAAGAAGCTGATGAGGGACAAGGGCATGAGCCGCCATGACCTGGGAAGGGACAAGTTCATCGAGGAAGTGTGGAAGTGGAAGAACGA AAAAGGTGATCGCATCTACCACCAGCTGAAGAAGCTGGGCTCCTCTCTCGACTGGGACCGAGCATGTTTCACAATGGACCCC AAACTTTCCTACGCAGTGCAGGAGGCTTTCATCCGTATGCACGACGAGGGCGTGATCTACAGAAGCAAGAGGCTGGTCAACTGGTCCTGCGCGCTCAACTCGGCTATCTCGGACATCGAG GTGGACAAGAAGGAACTGACGGGCAGAACACTGCTGCCCGTGCCGGGCTACAAAGACAAAGTGGAGTTCGGAGTCTTGGTGTCCTTTGCCTACAAAGTGGACGGCTCAG ATGAGGAGGTCGTCGTAGCCACCACTCGAATCGAGACCATGCTGGGCGATGCGGCCGTGGCCGTGCACCCCGACGACTCCAGATACCGACACCTGAAGGGCAAGATGGTGAAGCACCCCTTCTGCGAGCGCAAGATGCCCGTGGTGTTTGACAACTTTGTGGACATGAGCTTTGGAACAG GCGCTGTGAAAATCACACCAGCTCACGACCACACCGATTACGAGGTGGGCGTGCGTCACAGCCTGCCGTTTCTCAACATCCTGGACGAGAATGGCCTGCTTATTAATGTGCCCCTTCCCTTCCTG GGCATGAAGCGCTTTGACGCCAGGAAAGCCGTGTTCGAGGCACTCCAGGCCAGAGGTCACTTCAAAGAGGTCAAAGACAACCCCATGGTGGTGCCCGTCTGCAG TCGTTCCAAGGACATCGTGGAGCCCCTGCTCAAGCCGCAGTGGTACGTCAACTGCACCGAAATGGGCAAGCAGGCGGCCGACGCCGTCCGAGAAGGACGCCTCAAAATAATCCCCGAGCACCACCTCAAGACCTGGTTCAACTGGATGGACAACATCAG GGACTGGTGCATCTCCCGGCAGCTGTGGTGGGGCCACCGCATCCCCGCGTATTTCATCACCATAGATGATCCGTCCGTGAAACCGGGAGAG GATGTCGACGGCCATTACTGGGTGAGCGGGAGAACGCTGCAGGAGGCCAGAGAGAAGGCGGCTAAGCGCTTCAATGTCACCCCTGACAAAGTGAAACTCAGACAAG ACGAGGATGTTCTGGACACTTGGTTCTCATCTGGCATTTTCCCCTTCTCCATCTTCGGCTGGCCTAACGAG ACTCAGGACCTTAGTGTGTTCTACCCCGGCACCTTGCTGGAGACGGGTCACGACATCCTGTTCTTCTGGGTGGCTCGCATGGTGATGATGGGCCTCAAACTGACCGGCAAGCTGCCCTTTAAAGAG GTATATCTGCACGCCGTGGTGAGGGACGCCCACGGAAGGAAGATGAGCAAATCACTGGGCAACGTCATCGACCCTCTTGATGTCATTACCGGGATCTCCCTGGAG GGTCTGCACACGCAGCTCACGCACAGCAACTTGGACCCAGTGGAGGTGGAGCGAGCCAAGCAGGGCCAGAAGTCAGACTACCCCAATGGCATTCCAGAATGCGGCACGGACGCCCTCCGATTCGCACTTTGCGCTTACACCAGCCAAG GCCGAGACATCAACCTGGATGTCAATCGGATCCTGGGTTACCGTCACTTCTGCAACAAGCTATGGAACGCTGTCAAGTTTGCCGTGAAGACACTCGGGGACAATTTTGTGCCCTTAGAGAAAGCTCAG TTGCACGGCGAGGAGATCATTCCCGACCGATGGATTCTGTCCCGGCTGAGCGCCGCTGTCGCTCTGTGCGACGCCAGCTTCAAAGTGTACGACTTCCCCGCCGTCACCACCGCCATCTACAACTTCTGGCTCTATGAGCTCTGCGATGTCTACCTG GAGTGCGTAAAGCCCGTCTTGGGCGAGGAGGGGGACGAGCGACGGGCCGGCGCGTGCCGACAGACGCTGTACACGTGCCTGGACGTGGGTCTGCGCCTGCTCTCGCCCATCATGCCCTTCGTCACGGAGGAGCTATATCAGAGGCTGCCGCGGCGACAGCCCCAGCTCGACGCCCCCAGCATCTCGGTCACGCCTTACCCCGATGCCCAAGAG TTCTGCTGGAACAGCGACGAGGTGGACCGCAACATGGACTTTGTCATGAACGTGGTCAAGACCATCCGCTCGCTCAGGGCTGACTACAATCTGACCAAGACCAGAGCGGACT GTTACCTGCAGTGCGCGGACGGCGCCACGCTGTTTCTGGTGCAGACGTCCTCGGCGCAGATCCAGACGCTGTCGTACAGTCAGGCCGTGATCGCTCTGAGTGCCGAGCAAGCAGTGCCGGCGGGCTGCGCTGTGGCCATTGCGTCTGATCGATGCACCGTCAACCTCATGATCAAG GGTCTCATCAATGTGGACAAGGAGTTGTCCAAGCTACAGGCAAAGAAAGGCGAACTGGACAAGCTGATGGAGAAGTTGCAAGACAAGCTGGCCAAGAGCGACTACAGGGACAAGGTGCCGTTCAAGGTGCAGCAGCAGGACGCCGAAAAG CTGCGACAGAGTCAGACGGAGCTGGACAAAGTCAAAGAAGCCATGGACAACTTTTCCAAGATGATATAA
- the vars1 gene encoding valine--tRNA ligase isoform X2: protein MATLYVSPHLDDFRSILALLAAEASPSSGVRIITDDPPAALCARCTPALVVGMGDSAAVLSGANAVAWYLALQGKRAGAGAKQQSEVWQWLSFADNELIPSSCAAVFPLMGVTLDKKLQQTSGADLFRVLKVLDKTLEPRTYLVGESVTLADMAVASALLLPFKYALEPSDRKAVSNVTRWFTTCINQPHFIKVLGKVKLCEKVVPITTNAETKASTRPLPAAANSTAGDMAEVTSNGPPKTEAQLKKEAKRREKLEKFQQKKQMEAKKKTQPATEKKAKPEKKELGVISYNIPTPSGEKKDVLTPLPDSYSPQYVEAAWYPWWEKQGFFKPEYGRQSISDPNPKGIFMMCIPPPNVTGSLHLGHALTNAIQDCLTRWHRMCGKTTLWNPGCDHAGIATQVVVEKKLMRDKGMSRHDLGRDKFIEEVWKWKNEKGDRIYHQLKKLGSSLDWDRACFTMDPKLSYAVQEAFIRMHDEGVIYRSKRLVNWSCALNSAISDIEVDKKELTGRTLLPVPGYKDKVEFGVLVSFAYKVDGSDEEVVVATTRIETMLGDAAVAVHPDDSRYRHLKGKMVKHPFCERKMPVVFDNFVDMSFGTGAVKITPAHDHTDYEVGVRHSLPFLNILDENGLLINVPLPFLGMKRFDARKAVFEALQARGHFKEVKDNPMVVPVCSRSKDIVEPLLKPQWYVNCTEMGKQAADAVREGRLKIIPEHHLKTWFNWMDNIRDWCISRQLWWGHRIPAYFITIDDPSVKPGEDVDGHYWVSGRTLQEAREKAAKRFNVTPDKVKLRQDEDVLDTWFSSGIFPFSIFGWPNETQDLSVFYPGTLLETGHDILFFWVARMVMMGLKLTGKLPFKEVYLHAVVRDAHGRKMSKSLGNVIDPLDVITGISLEGLHTQLTHSNLDPVEVERAKQGQKSDYPNGIPECGTDALRFALCAYTSQGRDINLDVNRILGYRHFCNKLWNAVKFAVKTLGDNFVPLEKAQLHGEEIIPDRWILSRLSAAVALCDASFKVYDFPAVTTAIYNFWLYELCDVYLECVKPVLGEEGDERRAGACRQTLYTCLDVGLRLLSPIMPFVTEELYQRLPRRQPQLDAPSISVTPYPDAQEFCWNSDEVDRNMDFVMNVVKTIRSLRADYNLTKTRADCYLQCADGATLFLVQTSSAQIQTLSYSQAVIALSAEQAVPAGCAVAIASDRCTVNLMIKGLINVDKELSKLQAKKGELDKLMEKLQDKLAKSDYRDKVPFKVQQQDAEKLRQSQTELDKVKEAMDNFSKMI from the exons ATGGCCACTCTTTATGTGTCCCCACACCTCGATGACTTCCGGAGCATCCTGGCTCTGCTCGCTGCAGAGGCGTCCCCATCGTCTGGTGTGAGGATCATCACTGACGACCCCCCCGCCGCTCTCTGTGCCCGTTGCACCCCTGCTTTGGTGGTGGGCATGGGGGACAGCGCCGCCGTTCTGAGCGGGGCCAACGCTGTGGCTTGGTACCTGGCCTTGCAAGGGAAGAGGGCCGGCGCGGGTGCCAAGCAGCAGAGCGAGGTGTGGCAGTGGCTCAGCTTCGCCGACAACGAGCTCATCCCGTCGTCGTGTGCCGCTGTCTTTCCCCTCATGGGGGTGACGCTGGACAAGAAG CTTCAGCAGACTTCGGGCGCCGACCTGTTCCGGGTCCTTAAGGTTCTGGATAAGACGCTGGAGCCAAGAACGTACCTGGTGGGGGAGAGTGTCACCCTTGCCGACATGGCCGTGGCCTCTGCGCTTCTTCTACCCTTTAAATAC GCTCTGGAGCCGTCTGACAGAAAAGCAGTGAGCAACGTGACCCGATGGTTCACCACCTGCATCAACCAGCCACACTTCATCAAAGTGTTGGGAAAAGTCAAGCTTTGCGAGAAGGTGGTGCCGATCACGACAAACGCGGAGACCAAAGCTTCTACTCGTCCCCTTCCTGCCGCCGCCAACAGTACTGCCGGCGACATGGCGGAAGTGACATCTAATG GGCCGCCCAAAACTGAAGCTCAGCTCAAGAAGGAGGCAAAGAGAAGGGAAAAGCTGGAGAAGTTCCAACAGAAGAAGCAAATGGAGGCCAAGAAGAAGACGCAGCCAGCCACAGAG aaaaaggcCAAACCTGAGAAGAAGGAGTTGGGGGTCATCTCATACAACATTCCTACTCCATCTGGGGAGAAAAAAG ATGTCCTCACTCCGCTCCCCGACTCGTACAGCCCTCAGTATGTGGAGGCCGCCTGGTACCCCTGGTGGGAGAAGCAGGGATTTTTCAAGCCAGAGTATGGG AGGCAAAGTATCAGCGATCCAAACCCCAAAGGCATCTTCATGATGTGCATCCCCCCACCCAATGTGACCGGATCGCTCCACCTGGGGCACGCCCTTACCAACGCCATCCAGGATTGCCTGACCCGATG GCACAGGATGTGCGGCAAGACCACCTTGTGGAACCCGGGCTGCGACCACGCCGGCATCGCCACCCAGGTGGTGGTGGAGAAGAAGCTGATGAGGGACAAGGGCATGAGCCGCCATGACCTGGGAAGGGACAAGTTCATCGAGGAAGTGTGGAAGTGGAAGAACGA AAAAGGTGATCGCATCTACCACCAGCTGAAGAAGCTGGGCTCCTCTCTCGACTGGGACCGAGCATGTTTCACAATGGACCCC AAACTTTCCTACGCAGTGCAGGAGGCTTTCATCCGTATGCACGACGAGGGCGTGATCTACAGAAGCAAGAGGCTGGTCAACTGGTCCTGCGCGCTCAACTCGGCTATCTCGGACATCGAG GTGGACAAGAAGGAACTGACGGGCAGAACACTGCTGCCCGTGCCGGGCTACAAAGACAAAGTGGAGTTCGGAGTCTTGGTGTCCTTTGCCTACAAAGTGGACGGCTCAG ATGAGGAGGTCGTCGTAGCCACCACTCGAATCGAGACCATGCTGGGCGATGCGGCCGTGGCCGTGCACCCCGACGACTCCAGATACCGACACCTGAAGGGCAAGATGGTGAAGCACCCCTTCTGCGAGCGCAAGATGCCCGTGGTGTTTGACAACTTTGTGGACATGAGCTTTGGAACAG GCGCTGTGAAAATCACACCAGCTCACGACCACACCGATTACGAGGTGGGCGTGCGTCACAGCCTGCCGTTTCTCAACATCCTGGACGAGAATGGCCTGCTTATTAATGTGCCCCTTCCCTTCCTG GGCATGAAGCGCTTTGACGCCAGGAAAGCCGTGTTCGAGGCACTCCAGGCCAGAGGTCACTTCAAAGAGGTCAAAGACAACCCCATGGTGGTGCCCGTCTGCAG TCGTTCCAAGGACATCGTGGAGCCCCTGCTCAAGCCGCAGTGGTACGTCAACTGCACCGAAATGGGCAAGCAGGCGGCCGACGCCGTCCGAGAAGGACGCCTCAAAATAATCCCCGAGCACCACCTCAAGACCTGGTTCAACTGGATGGACAACATCAG GGACTGGTGCATCTCCCGGCAGCTGTGGTGGGGCCACCGCATCCCCGCGTATTTCATCACCATAGATGATCCGTCCGTGAAACCGGGAGAG GATGTCGACGGCCATTACTGGGTGAGCGGGAGAACGCTGCAGGAGGCCAGAGAGAAGGCGGCTAAGCGCTTCAATGTCACCCCTGACAAAGTGAAACTCAGACAAG ACGAGGATGTTCTGGACACTTGGTTCTCATCTGGCATTTTCCCCTTCTCCATCTTCGGCTGGCCTAACGAG ACTCAGGACCTTAGTGTGTTCTACCCCGGCACCTTGCTGGAGACGGGTCACGACATCCTGTTCTTCTGGGTGGCTCGCATGGTGATGATGGGCCTCAAACTGACCGGCAAGCTGCCCTTTAAAGAG GTATATCTGCACGCCGTGGTGAGGGACGCCCACGGAAGGAAGATGAGCAAATCACTGGGCAACGTCATCGACCCTCTTGATGTCATTACCGGGATCTCCCTGGAG GGTCTGCACACGCAGCTCACGCACAGCAACTTGGACCCAGTGGAGGTGGAGCGAGCCAAGCAGGGCCAGAAGTCAGACTACCCCAATGGCATTCCAGAATGCGGCACGGACGCCCTCCGATTCGCACTTTGCGCTTACACCAGCCAAG GCCGAGACATCAACCTGGATGTCAATCGGATCCTGGGTTACCGTCACTTCTGCAACAAGCTATGGAACGCTGTCAAGTTTGCCGTGAAGACACTCGGGGACAATTTTGTGCCCTTAGAGAAAGCTCAG TTGCACGGCGAGGAGATCATTCCCGACCGATGGATTCTGTCCCGGCTGAGCGCCGCTGTCGCTCTGTGCGACGCCAGCTTCAAAGTGTACGACTTCCCCGCCGTCACCACCGCCATCTACAACTTCTGGCTCTATGAGCTCTGCGATGTCTACCTG GAGTGCGTAAAGCCCGTCTTGGGCGAGGAGGGGGACGAGCGACGGGCCGGCGCGTGCCGACAGACGCTGTACACGTGCCTGGACGTGGGTCTGCGCCTGCTCTCGCCCATCATGCCCTTCGTCACGGAGGAGCTATATCAGAGGCTGCCGCGGCGACAGCCCCAGCTCGACGCCCCCAGCATCTCGGTCACGCCTTACCCCGATGCCCAAGAG TTCTGCTGGAACAGCGACGAGGTGGACCGCAACATGGACTTTGTCATGAACGTGGTCAAGACCATCCGCTCGCTCAGGGCTGACTACAATCTGACCAAGACCAGAGCGGACT GTTACCTGCAGTGCGCGGACGGCGCCACGCTGTTTCTGGTGCAGACGTCCTCGGCGCAGATCCAGACGCTGTCGTACAGTCAGGCCGTGATCGCTCTGAGTGCCGAGCAAGCAGTGCCGGCGGGCTGCGCTGTGGCCATTGCGTCTGATCGATGCACCGTCAACCTCATGATCAAG GGTCTCATCAATGTGGACAAGGAGTTGTCCAAGCTACAGGCAAAGAAAGGCGAACTGGACAAGCTGATGGAGAAGTTGCAAGACAAGCTGGCCAAGAGCGACTACAGGGACAAGGTGCCGTTCAAGGTGCAGCAGCAGGACGCCGAAAAG CTGCGACAGAGTCAGACGGAGCTGGACAAAGTCAAAGAAGCCATGGACAACTTTTCCAAGATGATATAA